In one window of Nothobranchius furzeri strain GRZ-AD chromosome 11, NfurGRZ-RIMD1, whole genome shotgun sequence DNA:
- the LOC129164419 gene encoding zinc finger and SCAN domain-containing protein 29 has translation MPSPCSQTSSSNAWSNDEVKIFLLLLADDRIQRELDSSVRNEKIFQGLAQTMSAHGYERTSKQCHEKIKNLKAEYRSVKDHNSSSGADQQHWKWFADMDAIYGERPVSNGRGSVVDTATPAYTGPQDNDITLELCADESQDVPDTGGMNAGPSSGDCVRSCSPSVSASSGDSRPSYGKRRRGSSIVSSLLETLVESSDVSVANEPALRAGSLK, from the exons ATGCCTTCTCCCTGCTCGCAGACCTCATCTTCGAACGCCTGGAGCAATGACGAGGTTAAAATTTTCCTCTTGTTGCTCGCCGACGACAGAATCCAGCGCGAACTGGACAGTTCTGTGCGAAATGAAAAGATTTTTCAGGGGCTTGCACAAACAATGTCCGCCCACGGCTACGAACGCACCTCCAAGCAGTgccatgaaaaaataaaaaacttaaaAGCTGAATACAGGTCAGTCAAGGACCACAACAGCAGCAGTGGGGCAGACCAGCAGCACTGGAAATGGTTTGCCGACATGGATGCCATTTATGGTGAGAGGCCTGTGAGTAATGGCCGGGGGAGTGTCGTGGACACAGCCACTCCAGCTTACACTGGCCCTCAGGACAACG ATATAACTCTGGAACTGTGCGCCGATGAGAGCCAGGACGTGCCCGACACCGGGGGCATGAACGCTGGGCCCTCATCTGGCGACTGCGTCCGCAGCTGCAGCCCAAGCGTCTCAGCGTCATCGGGGGACAGCAGACCAAGCTACG GAAAAAGGAGGCGGGGGAGCAGCATCGTGTCATCGTTGTTGGAGACGCTGGTGgagagtagtgatgtgtcggtcgcgaacgaaccggctctaagagccggctctttgaagtga